The following coding sequences lie in one Apium graveolens cultivar Ventura chromosome 3, ASM990537v1, whole genome shotgun sequence genomic window:
- the LOC141713777 gene encoding secreted RxLR effector protein 161-like, with protein sequence MKDLGEAEVILGIKIKRMKNSISISQSHYIEKIVKRINFNNCSPVSTPIDPSLKLVSSKGVVVSQLEFSRAIGSLMYAMISTRPDIAYAVGKLSRFTNKPSSHHWQALSRVFKYLKGTMDYGLTYTRFLSVLEGHSDASWICDKEDHSSTSGWVFLLRGGAISWA encoded by the coding sequence ATGAAAGACTTGGGAGAGGCTGAGGTGATTCTTGGTATAAAGATCAAGCGTATGAAAAATAGTATTTCAATTTCTCAATCTCATTATATTGAGAAGATTGTGAAAAGAATTAACTTTAATAATTGTTCTCCAGTTAGCACTCCTATTGATCCTAGTCTTAAGCTAGTATCTAGTAAAGGAGTTGTAGTATCTCAACTTGAATTCTCAAGAGCGATTGGTAGCCTCATGTATGCCATGATAAGCACTAGGCCAGATATAGCCTATGCTGTTGGTAAGCTTAGTAGGTTTACTAACAAACCAAGTTCACATCATTGGCAAGCTTTAAGTCGAGTGTTCAAGTACTTAAAAGGAACCATGGATTATGGTTTGACTTATACTAGATTTCTTTCGGTTCTTGAAGGTCATTCAGATGCAAGTTGGATTTGTGATAAAGAAGATCATTCTTCCACGAGTGGTTGGGTATTCCTTCTTAGGGGAGGTGCTATTTCTTGGGCATGA